The following proteins come from a genomic window of Frankia casuarinae:
- a CDS encoding protein kinase: MTFTDDSADRPARRVGGVPEVPGVSMRSRLRDAGSGELWSGQFDQSGIECVVRRVRLAPDPVLRSAAVIAARALVDLEHPHLVPVVAVLPTAEGLALITEPVVGGVSLARLLAARGDLDPGEVVTIGLPIAQALAAAHAVGVVHGRLERADILLEPNGRPVLIGLGVAALADAARPDPIPPEAASADVHDLATLLLGAMREATGPDAAAVAVAVATAMIDDPRRRPSALELAASLARSATPLPVRLAGGGEVGGGEPGGAARRGPSPTDTLPAIPWVDPPDDPAPPDRAITGATAVNAAELLDSLPPPPRRSTRATTNPRKAARGGGRGSGGKGSATPGAAAPGPRSPRSGGSTGSGQGTQRGPRGHTTASGSPGPARPPGGLGSPGRSTRPTSARRPRRVGARRQRLLFPVTAGLGLLVVVAAVALLLASPEKDDAPGAAGTSVPPTGAASAAGRGPTASPVANQSPEQVWRSVLAELNTARSRAFERADESLLTESDAAGSELHASDIALMRQVVARGAHASALRSDILDLKVRVEEPDRTVLRVTQRLNAYDFLDAGGKVLAHQAAKSPERRDLTLIRTGSGWRVSENVPVTAG, from the coding sequence GTGACCTTCACCGACGATTCCGCGGACAGGCCGGCCCGGCGCGTCGGCGGCGTACCCGAGGTCCCGGGGGTGAGCATGCGTTCCCGCCTGCGGGACGCCGGCTCTGGAGAGCTCTGGTCGGGTCAGTTCGACCAGTCCGGAATCGAGTGCGTGGTGCGGCGGGTGCGGTTGGCGCCGGACCCGGTGCTGCGTTCCGCGGCGGTCATCGCGGCCCGGGCCCTCGTGGACCTGGAGCATCCCCATCTGGTGCCGGTCGTGGCGGTGTTGCCGACCGCGGAGGGCCTGGCGTTGATCACCGAGCCGGTCGTCGGCGGTGTCAGCCTCGCGCGGCTGCTCGCCGCCCGCGGGGACCTGGACCCCGGTGAGGTCGTCACGATCGGTCTGCCGATCGCGCAGGCCCTGGCCGCCGCGCACGCCGTCGGCGTCGTGCATGGCCGGCTCGAGCGTGCGGACATCCTGTTGGAGCCGAACGGTCGTCCGGTTCTGATCGGGCTCGGGGTCGCGGCGCTGGCCGACGCCGCCAGACCGGATCCGATTCCACCCGAGGCCGCGTCCGCGGACGTCCATGACCTGGCCACTCTGCTGCTCGGGGCGATGCGTGAGGCCACCGGGCCAGACGCGGCCGCGGTGGCGGTGGCGGTGGCGACCGCCATGATCGACGACCCGCGTCGGCGACCGAGCGCCCTGGAACTCGCCGCGTCGCTGGCCCGCAGCGCGACTCCGCTCCCGGTCCGCCTGGCGGGCGGCGGCGAGGTGGGCGGCGGCGAGCCGGGTGGCGCGGCGCGGCGCGGTCCCTCGCCGACCGACACCCTGCCGGCGATCCCCTGGGTGGACCCGCCCGACGATCCGGCCCCGCCCGACCGGGCCATCACCGGAGCGACGGCCGTCAACGCCGCGGAGCTGCTCGACTCGTTGCCGCCACCGCCCCGACGATCGACCCGTGCGACGACCAACCCTCGGAAGGCCGCCCGCGGTGGCGGTCGGGGCTCCGGGGGCAAGGGGTCGGCCACCCCGGGTGCGGCTGCTCCGGGGCCGCGGTCACCGCGTTCCGGCGGATCCACCGGAAGCGGCCAGGGGACGCAGCGAGGTCCGCGCGGGCACACGACCGCCTCGGGCTCCCCGGGTCCCGCGAGGCCCCCGGGGGGCCTCGGCTCCCCGGGCCGGAGCACCCGGCCGACCTCCGCGCGCCGACCGCGTCGGGTGGGAGCCCGCCGCCAGCGCTTGCTGTTCCCGGTGACCGCCGGGCTGGGCCTGCTGGTGGTCGTGGCGGCCGTCGCGTTGCTGCTGGCCAGCCCGGAGAAGGACGATGCACCCGGCGCGGCCGGGACGTCCGTGCCACCAACCGGTGCAGCCTCCGCGGCCGGGCGGGGACCGACGGCGTCGCCGGTCGCCAATCAGTCGCCCGAGCAGGTCTGGCGTTCGGTACTCGCCGAGTTGAACACCGCGCGCAGCCGTGCGTTCGAGCGGGCTGACGAGAGCCTCCTGACGGAGTCTGATGCCGCGGGTAGTGAGTTGCACGCTTCGGATATCGCGCTGATGAGGCAGGTGGTCGCGAGGGGGGCGCATGCCTCGGCACTGCGCAGCGACATCCTCGATCTCAAGGTCCGGGTCGAGGAACCGGACCGCACCGTGCTGCGGGTCACCCAACGCCTGAACGCCTACGACTTCCTCGACGCCGGGGGGAAGGTGCTGGCGCATCAGGCGGCGAAGTCGCCGGAACGGCGTGACCTCACCCTGATCCGTACCGGCTCCGGTTGGCGGGTCTCGGAGAACGTCCCGGTCACGGCCGGCTGA
- a CDS encoding peptidase E yields MQILATSGGFLPDGRYGAKVGPILHHAISLSAAGARPRVCLLQTALGDDQAAYARGYAAFNRDRPDVLLSHLTLFPMPNIADIRAHLLAQDVVWVGGGSVANLLAVWAVHGLGEIFREAWEAGVVLGGVSAGSLCWHVGGTTDSFGPALRPVTNGLGLLPFSNTPHYDSEASRRPLFQRLVAEGTLPAGWATDDGVGLHFHGTDLVEAVADRPGVHAWRVERGPDGTAVETAVVPRLLPAVPRD; encoded by the coding sequence GTGCAGATCCTCGCCACCAGCGGTGGCTTCCTTCCGGACGGCCGCTACGGAGCCAAGGTCGGTCCCATCCTCCATCACGCCATCAGTCTGTCCGCGGCGGGCGCACGGCCCCGGGTCTGCCTGCTGCAGACCGCCCTGGGCGACGACCAGGCCGCCTACGCCCGCGGGTACGCGGCGTTCAACCGCGACCGGCCCGACGTGCTGCTCTCCCATCTCACGCTGTTCCCGATGCCGAACATCGCCGACATCCGCGCCCATCTGCTGGCGCAGGACGTCGTCTGGGTCGGCGGGGGCAGCGTCGCCAACCTGCTCGCGGTCTGGGCCGTGCACGGGCTCGGTGAGATCTTCCGAGAGGCGTGGGAGGCGGGGGTCGTGCTCGGTGGAGTCTCCGCCGGTTCACTGTGCTGGCATGTGGGCGGCACCACCGACTCCTTCGGCCCGGCTCTCCGCCCGGTGACGAACGGCCTCGGCCTGCTGCCCTTCAGCAACACCCCGCACTACGACTCGGAGGCCAGCCGGCGGCCGCTGTTCCAGCGGCTGGTCGCCGAGGGCACGCTGCCGGCCGGATGGGCGACCGACGACGGAGTGGGTCTGCACTTCCACGGCACCGATCTCGTCGAGGCGGTGGCCGACCGGCCCGGGGTGCACGCCTGGCGGGTCGAACGCGGTCCGGACGGCACCGCCGTGGAGACCGCGGTGGTGCCCCGCCTGCTACCCGCGGTGCCCCGCGACTGA
- the lipA gene encoding lipoyl synthase, which yields MTAVAPEGRPLLRIEARNAQTPIERKPSWIRTRLRTGPQYQDVKGLVQSAGLHTVCEEAGCPNIYECWEDREATFLIGGEVCTRRCDFCQIDSGRPAPLDHDEPRRVAESVATMGLRYATVTGVARDDLADGGSWLYAETVRQIHARSADTGVEVLIPDFGGRPDQLGEVFEAAPEVLAHNLETVPRIFRRIRPAFRYERSLDVLRQARQAGLVTKSNLILGLGETAEEIHTALRDLRSAGCELLTVTQYLRPTPRHHPVERWVRPEEFLDWGRVGAELGFSGVMSGPLVRSSYRASRLYQQAMTARDQDRSEMSVPPESVSENSHGQRPSPW from the coding sequence ATGACCGCCGTCGCCCCCGAGGGTCGCCCGCTGCTGCGCATCGAGGCCCGTAATGCGCAGACGCCGATCGAACGCAAGCCATCGTGGATCAGGACTCGGCTGCGCACCGGTCCGCAGTACCAGGACGTCAAGGGGCTGGTCCAATCGGCCGGGCTGCACACGGTGTGCGAGGAAGCCGGCTGTCCCAACATCTACGAATGCTGGGAGGACCGCGAGGCGACCTTCCTGATCGGCGGGGAGGTCTGCACCCGCCGCTGCGACTTCTGCCAGATCGACTCCGGGCGGCCTGCCCCGCTCGACCATGACGAGCCGCGCCGGGTGGCGGAGTCCGTCGCCACCATGGGCCTGCGGTACGCGACGGTCACCGGAGTCGCTCGGGACGACCTCGCGGACGGCGGCTCGTGGCTGTACGCGGAGACGGTCCGCCAGATCCACGCACGCTCGGCCGATACCGGCGTGGAGGTCCTGATCCCGGACTTCGGCGGCCGGCCCGACCAGTTGGGCGAGGTGTTCGAGGCGGCGCCCGAGGTACTCGCCCACAACCTCGAAACCGTACCCCGGATCTTCAGGCGGATCCGGCCGGCGTTCCGGTACGAGCGCTCACTCGACGTGCTGCGCCAGGCCCGCCAGGCCGGGCTGGTCACGAAGTCGAACCTCATCCTGGGTCTGGGTGAGACGGCGGAGGAGATCCACACGGCCCTGCGGGATCTGCGGTCGGCGGGGTGTGAGCTGCTCACCGTGACCCAGTACCTGCGCCCGACGCCGCGGCACCATCCGGTCGAGCGGTGGGTGCGGCCGGAGGAGTTCCTCGACTGGGGACGTGTCGGCGCGGAGCTCGGGTTCTCCGGGGTGATGTCCGGTCCGCTCGTCCGGTCTTCCTACCGGGCCAGCCGCCTCTACCAGCAAGCGATGACGGCACGTGACCAGGACCGCAGCGAAATGTCCGTTCCCCCGGAAAGTGTGTCGGAGAACTCTCACGGGCAACGGCCGAGTCCGTGGTGA
- a CDS encoding DUF4191 domain-containing protein, with protein sequence MALKKKPTDAPGPAAPGAAGKDQSAGAADKNGAAGRRGTNPGAAGKTPGAAGKGGAAGRNGRSGEAGPGKGFTTRVAQLRMIYKVTRQRDPRALWITLAGFLAPVAVGIVPAIFVGPLYLWIPIALLLGVVVSLNLFSRRVQRTAYAEMEGKPGAAAGVIERMRGEWRLTPAVGVNRHQDVVHRVVCRAGVVIIAEGHGRGPRELLAAEKRRIRKAVGDTPVTDIIIGTSEGETPLPKLQSTLMRLRRTLRRSEVDALDRRLRAMGGAALPIPKGPIPRNIPRGGRIR encoded by the coding sequence ATGGCACTGAAGAAGAAGCCGACGGACGCCCCGGGGCCGGCGGCCCCTGGGGCGGCGGGGAAGGACCAGTCGGCGGGCGCAGCCGACAAGAACGGCGCGGCTGGCAGACGCGGCACCAATCCTGGCGCCGCGGGGAAGACCCCCGGTGCGGCCGGCAAGGGTGGCGCGGCCGGTCGGAACGGCCGCAGCGGCGAGGCGGGACCGGGAAAGGGATTCACCACTCGGGTCGCCCAACTCCGGATGATCTACAAGGTCACCCGGCAACGCGATCCCCGGGCGCTCTGGATCACCCTGGCGGGCTTCCTCGCTCCGGTCGCCGTCGGCATTGTGCCCGCAATCTTCGTCGGTCCGCTGTACCTGTGGATTCCGATCGCCCTTCTGCTCGGGGTGGTCGTCTCCCTGAACCTGTTCAGCCGGCGGGTGCAGCGGACCGCCTACGCCGAGATGGAAGGCAAACCGGGCGCCGCCGCCGGAGTGATCGAACGGATGCGGGGAGAGTGGCGCCTCACCCCCGCCGTCGGCGTCAACCGGCATCAGGATGTGGTGCACCGTGTCGTCTGCCGGGCCGGGGTCGTGATCATCGCGGAGGGTCACGGGCGTGGCCCGCGGGAACTGCTCGCCGCCGAGAAGCGCCGGATCCGCAAGGCGGTCGGCGACACGCCGGTGACCGACATCATCATCGGTACCAGTGAGGGGGAGACTCCCCTACCCAAGCTGCAGAGCACCCTGATGCGGCTGCGGCGCACCCTGCGCCGCAGCGAGGTCGATGCCCTTGACCGTCGCCTGCGGGCGATGGGCGGCGCGGCGCTGCCGATCCCGAAGGGACCGATCCCCCGCAACATCCCGCGCGGCGGCCGCATCCGATAG
- a CDS encoding RDD family protein — protein sequence MGRALGGWLDGPGLPRDTPPGVRLGLPRDGRGSVVGFGPRLLAYLVDAVVANLIVGVLYIVGLSYAADARGLAIYALFLLEELILVGTAGQTIGMRLAGIRVIRLRDCGRQSWPWIVVRTVLLGLFIPVFIWDRDLRGLHDRAAGTVVVRDPEKPGPEK from the coding sequence GTGGGACGAGCACTTGGAGGCTGGCTTGACGGGCCAGGTCTGCCACGGGACACCCCGCCCGGGGTACGCCTCGGGTTGCCGCGGGACGGCCGAGGATCCGTGGTCGGGTTCGGCCCGCGTCTGCTGGCCTACCTCGTGGACGCGGTCGTCGCGAACCTGATCGTCGGTGTGCTGTACATCGTCGGACTGAGCTACGCCGCAGACGCGCGTGGCCTCGCGATCTACGCGCTCTTCCTGCTCGAGGAGCTGATCCTCGTCGGTACGGCCGGTCAGACGATCGGCATGCGGCTGGCCGGCATCCGCGTGATCCGGCTGCGTGACTGCGGTCGGCAGTCCTGGCCGTGGATCGTCGTGCGTACCGTTCTGCTGGGCCTGTTCATCCCGGTGTTCATCTGGGACCGTGACCTACGCGGCCTTCACGATCGCGCCGCCGGGACCGTGGTGGTGCGCGACCCCGAGAAGCCCGGCCCCGAGAAGTAG
- the glnA gene encoding type I glutamate--ammonia ligase: MFTKAEDVLRYIRDEDVQFIDVRFCDLPGIMQHFTIPTQVFAESVFTEGLMFDGSSIRGFQAIHESDMLLLPDPHTAFVDPFREHKTLAMTFFIHDPITKEQYSRDPRNIAKKAEAYLRGTGVADTAYFGPEAEFYIFDDVRYDYNPYGSMHQVDSVEAAWNTARKEEGGNLGYKPRFKGGYFPVPPTDHFTDLRSEMTRVLYETGITVEMQHHEVGTAGQAEIDIRYDTLLKTADNLMLYKYVIRNVARGRGKTVTFMPKPLFEDNGSGMHVHSSLWKDGEPLFYSPNGYGGLSDTARYYIGGLLHHAPALLAFTNPTTNSYRRLVPGYEAPVNLVYSARNRSACCRIPLSGDSPKAKRVEFRVPDPSCNPYLAFAAILMAGLDGVRNKIDPPDPIDKDLYDLPPDELAAVPQVPGSLEKVLDALEADNEFLREGDVFTADLIETWLDYKRVNEVDAIRLRPHPYEFTLYYDI, encoded by the coding sequence ATGTTCACAAAAGCAGAAGACGTGCTTCGCTATATCCGGGACGAAGACGTTCAGTTCATCGATGTCAGGTTCTGCGATCTTCCCGGGATCATGCAGCACTTCACCATCCCGACCCAGGTCTTCGCGGAGTCGGTGTTCACCGAAGGCCTGATGTTCGACGGCTCGTCGATCCGCGGCTTCCAGGCCATCCACGAGTCCGACATGCTGCTGCTACCGGACCCGCACACCGCTTTCGTGGACCCCTTCCGCGAGCACAAGACCCTCGCCATGACGTTCTTCATCCATGACCCGATCACCAAGGAACAGTACTCCCGGGACCCGCGCAACATCGCCAAGAAGGCGGAGGCCTATCTCCGGGGCACCGGCGTCGCGGACACCGCGTATTTCGGTCCGGAGGCGGAGTTCTACATCTTCGACGATGTCCGTTATGACTACAACCCCTACGGGTCGATGCACCAGGTCGACTCGGTCGAGGCCGCCTGGAACACCGCCCGGAAGGAAGAGGGCGGAAACCTCGGGTACAAGCCGAGGTTCAAGGGCGGCTACTTCCCGGTGCCGCCCACGGACCACTTCACCGACCTGCGTTCCGAGATGACCCGGGTGCTCTACGAGACGGGTATCACCGTCGAGATGCAGCACCACGAGGTCGGCACCGCGGGCCAGGCGGAGATCGACATCAGGTACGACACGCTCCTGAAGACCGCCGACAACCTGATGCTCTACAAGTACGTCATCCGCAACGTCGCCCGCGGCCGCGGCAAGACCGTCACCTTCATGCCGAAGCCGCTGTTCGAGGACAACGGATCCGGTATGCACGTCCACTCCAGCCTGTGGAAGGACGGGGAGCCACTCTTCTACAGCCCGAACGGGTACGGCGGTCTCTCGGACACCGCCCGCTACTACATCGGGGGGCTGCTGCACCACGCCCCGGCGCTGCTGGCCTTCACCAACCCCACCACGAACTCCTACCGTCGGCTCGTGCCCGGCTACGAGGCACCCGTCAACCTGGTCTACTCGGCCCGCAACCGGTCAGCGTGCTGCCGCATCCCGCTCAGCGGTGACTCGCCGAAGGCCAAGCGGGTCGAGTTCCGCGTGCCGGATCCGAGCTGCAACCCGTATCTCGCCTTCGCCGCGATTCTGATGGCGGGACTCGACGGCGTGCGGAACAAGATTGATCCGCCGGACCCGATCGACAAGGATCTCTACGACCTCCCGCCGGACGAGTTGGCCGCGGTTCCCCAGGTCCCGGGTTCGCTGGAGAAGGTGCTCGATGCGCTGGAGGCGGACAACGAGTTCCTGCGGGAGGGCGACGTCTTCACCGCGGATCTGATCGAGACCTGGCTGGACTACAAGCGGGTCAACGAGGTCGACGCCATCCGCCTGCGGCCGCATCCATACGAGTTCACCCTCTACTACGACATCTGA